TAAGTAAATAGTTTAAAAACCATTTTCCCTGCAACAGCTAATGACATGGTTATAAAAATAGGTTTTATAAGTTTTGAACCTTTTTTTAAGGCTACCTTTGTTCCAAATTGAGCACCTAATATCATAAATATCGCCACGGGTATAGCATAAGCGTAAAAAATTCTTCTATGTAAAGCAAATAAAATTAATGAGGACACATTGCTTGTAAAATTTAAAACTCTAGCATTTCCACTGGCATTTACAAAATCATATCCAAATATATTTATAAACCCAAATATTAGAAAGGAACCAGTGCCTGGACCAAAAAATCCATCATAAAATCCTAGAGAAAAAGCTAGCAGTATTCCAAGAAACATATTTTTCTTATTTAACCCCTTAAAGTTGTTAGTAAGGCCTAATGACTTAGAAAACAAGCTGTATATCCCTATAAATAATATGAGTACTAAAACTAAAACATTTAATATTGCTTCATCAATAGCAAGTACTGTATTCACACCTAAATAAGCACCTACTAAAGTGAAGGGAATAAGAAACTTCAATATTTTAAAGTTTACTTTTTTAGAAGTAATAAATTTAATGGAACTAGTAAGAGATGCAGTGGTGGAAGAAAATTTATTTGTTCCAAGAACATAAGTTGGTGAAAGTCCAGCTAGCATAAAAGCAGGTACGCTAATAAGTCCCCCTCCTCCAGCAATGGAATCCACAAAGGCAGCTAAGAAGCCAGCTACACACAAAAATATAATGTTAAACATAAGATACCTCCTAAGTGTCAAGCATACTAAGGCACATTCAAATAAATAATAAGTTGCAAGACATAAAGTTCACGTTAAGTTTATAGTATAAATATAAGGCTTACGTTTTTATTATACATCATAAATCTATAATTCCCAATGCAAAAATTCTTCTTAGTATATTATTTTATTTGAGCCCTGTTTCCTTAGATTTAAAGGTATAGATAGATTATAGTAGTAAGAGCTACTAGTTGTATTTAGGTACTAGATAATGTGTATAAAGAACCCCCTACAAATGAAATATATCATTGTAGGGGGTTACTTATATATTTGTTTGTTTTTCAATTTTATTTATAGAAAGTTTGTAAAAACCTCCGCTGCGTGTGCTTAAATTAGTCTATTTATTTTCCGTAAATTTCTTAATTAAATTGTGATCTAATAGAGTATCACTATAATCTAAGTGTTTTAAAGCTTCTTCTTTTTTCTTTTTTAAAGCGTCAGTTTCTTTTACTTCCTGGCCAGTTTTTAAATCGTAATATTTTTTTGAAGAAGAAGAATAGAACACATTATTGTCTATGAAAGAACCGGTTCTAAATACTACTAGTCTGTCCTTAACATTAAACAAATCTCGTCCAAATTTATAAGGATTCTTAAGGTCAAACATATTACACAAAGTAGGGAATACATCCATTTGACCAGAAACCACACTGTTAACTCCCTTATGAGCATCCTTAGGGAAGTGCATTATTAGTGGAACCTTTTGATGTTTCATCCAGGTAAATTCATCATTGCCAGTTTCGCCTACAAAGGTATAAAGTTCTTCAGCGTGATTTTTTGGTATTGCAAAGTGGTCACCATATAGAACTATTATAGAATCGTCCATAATACCGTCCTTTTCTAACTGATCTAAAAACATTCCTAACTGTTTATCAGCATAATGTATAGATTTTAGGTAATTTCCTGTAAAGGTTCCTTCTAAATTTCCTACATTGAATTCACCGTATTTATCTGTGGCTTCAAAAGGAAAATGGCTAGTTAAGGTTACTAAGAATGAAAAATATGGTTCCTTAAAGGATTTAATCTCTTCTAAAGATTGTTTAAAGAAAGATTCATCACTTAGACCAAGTCCAATTTTTTCATCTATATTAAAGCTCTTTTCTCCATAGAACTTATCAAAGCCTTCTTTTACATACATAGCATTTCTATTCCAAAAGCCTTCTTTATATCCGTGGAAAGCAGCGGAATAATAGCCCTTTTTATCTAAAAGCTTTGGAAGAGAATTAAATTCGTCTCCGCTATATATGTAGTATGCAGCTCCTGAAGAAGCAGGGTAAAGTGAGTTGTTAGACATAAACTCTGCATCAGAAGTATTTCCACCAGCTACCTGATAATAATAGTTATCAAAATACAAGCTTTTCTTTAACCATCTATTTAGGTTAGGGGTAATTTCCTGGCCTTCAATCTTTTTATTTATTACAAAGCCTTGAAGAGCCTCAACTTGTATCATTATTAGGTTTTTATCTTTACCTACATTTTTAAGCTTACTTCCAGAATTCTTTGAATTTGCATTTAAGTAAGTTTTTATTTCATCCGCTTTTTCATCATCTAAAGATTTTTTGTCAAAAAAGCTTTTTTTAGCAAAGTTGTATACATCCAGTGCATGACAATTTATATTTCCAAGGGAATTGATTATATAAATCTTATTATACATACCTTCAATAAGTCTTGGTTGTTCAGTTCTTAATTTATTTATATAATATCCATCAGAATAAAGTGATAAAGCAAAAATTAATGTAAAACTTAAAGCTCTTAATTTAAATGGCACATGAGCATTTTTAATTTCCATGTAACTAGAATATATATTATTGAATTTAAATTTAAATATTTTCTTGAATATAGGAATTAGAAGTATATCTATAAGTAATAATAAATCTTGAGGTTTTAATATACTTTTTACAGCTTGATTCACAGCTCCAAGTAAAATACCATTTTTAATAACAGGTATAGAAATAATATCTTTATAATATCTAAAATAATTTATGTCAGCTATAAGTACACAGGTAATTATTATATTACATATATATAGGTATCTGCTTCTTCCCTTAGGTTTAAACAAAAGAGATATAGATGCAATCACTACTATAGATGCCAAGGTAGGACCTAAAATATATTTAATATTAAAATATGGATTCACCATGTCACCATAAATTGTTACCTTAATAGTGACTAAAATTAAAAATAGCACTAGGTCTAAATAACCTAATATTTTTTTCATTTTTTTCAATCCTTTCAACAAACATTTTTTATTAGACAAAAGAAAATTTATTTGATAACATTATAGTCGATAATTTAGATTATTATGCCTATAAAAGTATAACATACTGGGTCATTTTTTCAACAAATATAGAAGAAAATTAATTGGAAATTAACAAAAAGTACAGAAATAAATTACAATGTTA
The DNA window shown above is from Haloimpatiens massiliensis and carries:
- a CDS encoding TSUP family transporter, which codes for MFNIIFLCVAGFLAAFVDSIAGGGGLISVPAFMLAGLSPTYVLGTNKFSSTTASLTSSIKFITSKKVNFKILKFLIPFTLVGAYLGVNTVLAIDEAILNVLVLVLILFIGIYSLFSKSLGLTNNFKGLNKKNMFLGILLAFSLGFYDGFFGPGTGSFLIFGFINIFGYDFVNASGNARVLNFTSNVSSLILFALHRRIFYAYAIPVAIFMILGAQFGTKVALKKGSKLIKPIFITMSLAVAGKMVFKLFT
- a CDS encoding LTA synthase family protein, which codes for MKKILGYLDLVLFLILVTIKVTIYGDMVNPYFNIKYILGPTLASIVVIASISLLFKPKGRSRYLYICNIIITCVLIADINYFRYYKDIISIPVIKNGILLGAVNQAVKSILKPQDLLLLIDILLIPIFKKIFKFKFNNIYSSYMEIKNAHVPFKLRALSFTLIFALSLYSDGYYINKLRTEQPRLIEGMYNKIYIINSLGNINCHALDVYNFAKKSFFDKKSLDDEKADEIKTYLNANSKNSGSKLKNVGKDKNLIMIQVEALQGFVINKKIEGQEITPNLNRWLKKSLYFDNYYYQVAGGNTSDAEFMSNNSLYPASSGAAYYIYSGDEFNSLPKLLDKKGYYSAAFHGYKEGFWNRNAMYVKEGFDKFYGEKSFNIDEKIGLGLSDESFFKQSLEEIKSFKEPYFSFLVTLTSHFPFEATDKYGEFNVGNLEGTFTGNYLKSIHYADKQLGMFLDQLEKDGIMDDSIIVLYGDHFAIPKNHAEELYTFVGETGNDEFTWMKHQKVPLIMHFPKDAHKGVNSVVSGQMDVFPTLCNMFDLKNPYKFGRDLFNVKDRLVVFRTGSFIDNNVFYSSSSKKYYDLKTGQEVKETDALKKKKEEALKHLDYSDTLLDHNLIKKFTENK